The Psilocybe cubensis strain MGC-MH-2018 chromosome 7, whole genome shotgun sequence genome has a window encoding:
- a CDS encoding SWI/SNF and RSC complexes subunit arp9 produces the protein MSIRDANVVIIEVSRTVVRAGLGLHDLLKTPTVEIPARVGLRRNALGDNSESQLNGGLHGSDEPLASTSRATSAFPQMASPTAAVKDYLVGSQLDEALANGQDIVVSWPFADGGVNDWTQAEAIWKYVLFNQLQRRRVQNESPILFSITAGASRDTYERICQIFFERFNVAGFAILERPMAQLYAANSLSGVVVDIGDEVTDITPIYDGFILHNARSSVALGIRHCQNYVANLLRANQFVVNALSPPENPLDPKTLHDTLLELVKQLWKEDHIKIPSDGETALPEDEGVMDIAAVVVAGREKAVIESTQKKKNATKQTEAERKRERDVEAMDLITVQFREHSLTIGKERHRFCEPLFDPSLLLDLPGTAALNPALEKPLALQEVVGHVVNQTEVDQRQYIWHGLFVTGDITRHIKGIGVALQSRLASFINNPDLLTDIQPRSIRVLSVPEYYAEYQQTGNGYAAFLGSSITAKIIFSEPNGRNFVSKADYTLKGPHSIIEMTPSLL, from the exons ATGTCAATCCGCGACGCAAACGTCGTTATCATTGAGGTCAGCAGAACAGTTGTTCGAGCTGGACTGGGCCTTCACGATCTTTTGAAAACCCCAACCGTC GAAATTCCTGCCCGAGTGGGTCTACGAAGAAATGCATTGGGTGATAACTCTGAGTCGCAACTGAACGGAGGCTTACACGGCTCTGATGAACCGTTGGCTTCAACGAGCCGCGCGACTTCGGCGTTTCCACAGATGGCTTCTCCAACTGCAGCTGTGAAAGACTACCTTGTTGGATCACAGCTGGACGAAGCTCTGGCGAACGGCCAGGACATCGTAGTCTCATGGCCTTTTGCCGATGGTGGTGTCAACGACTGGACACAAGCAGAAGCTATATG GAAATACGTGCTCTTTAACCAGCTTCAACGGCGCCGTGTGCAGAATGAATCTCCTATCCTCTTCTCCATTACAGCAGGCGCCTCACGCGACACTTACGAACGTATCTGCCAGATTTTCTTCGAGCGATTCAACGTCGCCGGATTCGCCATCCTTGAACGTCCCATGGCCCAGCTGTACGCGGCGAACAGCCTCAGTGGTGTCGTAGTTGACATTGGTGACGAGGTcactgacatcacccccATTTACGATGGGTTCATCTTGCACAACGCGCGATCCAGCGTGGCTCTTGGCATCCGTCACTGCCAAAACTACGTCGCCAACCTTCTGCGCGCCAACCAGTTCGTAGTGAACGCACTTTCGCCACCCGAGAATCCACTTGACCCGAAAACGCTCCATGATACGCTCCTCGAGCTAGTCAAGCAACTCTGGAAGGAAGACCATATCAAAATTCCCTCCGACGGCGAGACCGCGCTACCAGAGGACGAAGGTGTAATGGACATTGCGgctgtcgtcgtcgccggACGTGAAAAAGCTGTCATCGAAAGCAcacagaagaaaaagaacgcgACAAAGCAGACTGAGGCAGAGCGGAAGCGCGAACGCGACGTTGAGGCGATGGATCTAATCACTGTGCAGTTCCGGGAGCATTCGCTGACAATAGGAAAGGAAAGACACCGATTCTGCGAGCCGCTCTTTGATCCTAGTCTGTTGCTTGACTTACCTGGCACGGCGGCATTGAATCCTGCGTTAGAAAAGCCTCTTGCGTTGCAGGAGGTCGTTGGCCATGTCGTCAATCAAACGGAAGTTGACCAACGTCAATACATTTGGCATGGCTTGTTCGTTACCGGAGATATTACCAGACATATCAAGG GCATCGGCGTGGCACTACAATCCCGTCTTGCTTCCTTTATTAACAACCCCGACCTTTTGACTGATATACAACCCCGCTCAATCCGCGTCCTCTCCGTGCCCGAGTATTATGCAGAATACCAACAGACCGGCAATGGCTACGCTGCATTCCTTGGGTCCAGTATTACTGCCAAA ATTATTTTCAGCGAGCCAAATGGAAGGAACTTTGTCTCCAAAGCGGACTACACTCTAAAGGGACCTCATTCTATCATCGAGATGACCCCTTCCCTACTGTAG
- a CDS encoding Carboxypeptidase S1, which translates to MGQFGIACIRVISVLVALASFVQATPVLDVEQKAIFTRFASVNNPDVSLRFVSDSGVCETTPGVHQMSGYIDVGTNMSMWFWFFESRESPETAPFTLWLNGGPGCSSMIGLFQENGPCQVNPDGATTVLNPFSWNNISNMIYIDQPIGTGFSFGTDTVNSTLAASPFVWQAFQVLFESNEFAKYQSREFIFATESYGGHYGPAMVTFFDQQNALIKAGALKGELVTISALMINNGWYDPLIQNKAYVDFAFNAPGYGQLQPDNVLAKLNQSYFEPGGCKDQEEACYAAGTGPDSDAICKKADNFCVENVFSPAVGNRDSDDLRQNASSPNPFPPEFYLNFLKSPTVKAKIGAESTYHECANAPFNLFSTTGDDARTLLPQLGALANSTLKILLWAGDADINCNWLGGHASALAMDWYGAGRLAATPFTNMTINGVPVAAIQNVDNFSFARVFQAGHEVPAFQPQAALEIFRQVINMEQLHSV; encoded by the exons ATGGGTCAATTCGGGATCGCGTGTATACGGGTTATCAGTGTCTTGGTTGCTCTGGCTTCCTTCGTTCAAGCAACTCCAGTTCTGGATGTCGAACAGAAAGCCATATTCACTAGGTTCGCTTCAGTTAACAACCCAGATGTATCACTGCGATTTGTCTCCGACTCGGGCGTCTGCGAAACAACCCCCGGTGTCCATCAAATGTCCGGATATATTGACGTTGGAACGAATATGTCGATG TGGTTTTGGTTCTTCGAATCTCGAGAAAGTCCTGAAACTGCGCCGTTTACACTTTG GCTAAATGGTGGACCTGGGTGCTCTTCCATGATTGGCCTTTTCCAAGAGAACGGTCCTTGTCAGGTCAATCCCGACGGCGCAACAACGGTATTGAATCCCTTCAG TTGGAATAACATCAGCAATA TGATTTACATCGACCAGCCTATTGGCACCGGTTTCTCTTTTGGCACCGATACAGTAAACAGTACACTTGCAGCATCGCCTTTTGTGTGGCAAGCATTCCAGGTACTCTTTGAGAGTAATGAGTTCGCGAAATACCAATCAAGAGA ATTCATTTTTGCAACAGAAAGTTATGGTGGCCACTACGGCCCTGCTATGGTGACATTCTTTGATCAACAGAACGCGCTTATTAAAGCGGGAGCTTTGAAAGGAGAGCTTGTGACCATCAGCGCACTTATGATCAACAA TGGATGGTACGATCCTCTCATTCAAAATAAAGCCTACGTCGATTTCGCATTCAATGCTCCTGGATATGGACAATTGCAACCCGACAATGTGCTTGCCAAACTAAACCAGTCATACTTTGAACCAGGAGGTTGTAAAGACCAGGAAGAAGCTTGTTATGCGGCTGGTACAGGTCCGGATTCCGATGCTATATGCAAAAAAGCAGACAACTTTTGT GTGGAAAATGTATTTTCTCCCGCTGTGGGTAATCGAGATTCGGACGACCTCCGTCAAAATGCATCTTCTCCGAATCCCTTTCCTCCTGAATTCTATCTCAATTTCTTGAAATCACCAACAGTGAAAGCAAAGATTGGCGCGGAGAGCACCTATCACGAATGTGCCAATGCACCATTTAATTTATTCTCTACAACTGGAGAC GATGCAAGGACGTTGCTCCCACAGTTGGGTGCCCTGGCTAATTCTACCCTCAAGATCCTCCTTTGG GCGGGAGATGCTGATATTAA TTGCAACTGGCTAGGTGGTCATGCATCTGCCCTTGCGATGGATTGGTATGGCGCAGGGCGCCTCGCAGCAACACCATTCACAAACATGACAATCAACGGAGTACCTGTGGCAGCCATTCAAAATGTGGATAACTTCTCCTTCGC GAGAGTCTTCCAAGCCGGACATGAAGTG CCGGCCTTCCAACCGCAAGCTGCATTGGAGATCTTTAGACAGGTTATCAATATGGAACAACTCCATTCAGTTTGA
- a CDS encoding Histone-lysine N-methyltransferase ash1, translated as MGAATPNTYVPTHPGSFLVEFVPGEYRSSLKSLKSFQAGETLALLTGISKGVKAYSSVQCGNGPNDHIELNSDLLYVNHSCEPNVAFDLSASDRAKWHLKALKKIDAGDHLTFFYPSTEWEMSQPFTCECRAPTCLGTIQGAKYLSLQDLLARGYVSPWIIEAKQSQSG; from the exons ATGGGAGCCGCCACCCCTAACACATATGTGCCTACGCATCCCGGAAGCTTCCTCGTGGAGTTTGTGCCTGGAGAATATAGATCTTCACTTAAAAGCTTGAAG TCGTTCCAAGCAGGCGAGACTCTCGCTTTACTGACGGGTATATCCAAGGGAGTCAAAGCCTATTCATCCGTGCAATGCGGTAACGGTCCAAATGACCATATTGAACTGAACAGTGACCTCCTCTACG TGAACCACTCCTGCGAGCCCAATGTTGCCTTCGACCTTTCCGCCAGCGATCGAGCCAAATGGCATCTCAAAGCTTTGAAGAAAATCGACGCAGGAGACCATT tgactttcttctaTCCAAGCACAGAGTGGGAGATGTCACAACCATTCACCTGTGAATGCCGTGCTCCA ACTTGCCTTGGTACCATCCAAGGTGCAAAATACCTTTCGCTACAAGATCTTTTAGCACGAGGATACGTCAGCCCATGGATTATAGAGGCAAAACAAAGCCAGTCCGGTTGA
- a CDS encoding Pyridoxamine 5'-phosphate oxidase family protein ustO — MKTFTEMPPFVISFIQKQHMFWVATAPLSADGHVNLSPKGLSGTFHIKDENTVWYEDMTGSGVETIAHLRENGRMTIMFCAFEGPPQIVRLHGRGKVYEYDSSEYNKLIPLNERQPGSRSVIMLHIHRVGTSCGFSVPFYTFKGDRMRLHQYCAKSERADLAAADASQPSLNGLATSFPDEIADNGVRRYWAVLNKTSIDGLPGIQDAHKSKTLFDRDIANKEWKQESLSRAAHQQHSQHQTLGVTTWVDPKLFVALRYVNNMGKTFDEIPAFVVPWIQKQRMFWVATAPLSKTGHVNVSPKGFAGTFHIVDQKTVWYEDMTGSGIETVSHLRENGRMTIMFCAFEGPPQIVRLFGHGKVFEFDTPEYNELVPLDKRQPGSRSVIVLDIHRVGTSCGYSIPFYSFKAERMRLHQFFANKEMADIEAEVNATKIGEDQDDSKGEQPRYPVTENGVKNYWLVRNKESIDGLPGIQTAYKSGTTFDRRISSKEWKQQNTFMDALRAKLMPYITNWIDPKLLSGVALGVAVSVLWNSLTKGSGRIMV, encoded by the exons ATGAAGACCTTCACTGAGATGCCGCCGTTTGTGATTTCCTTCATACAAAAACAGCATATGTTCTGGGTGGCTACGGCGCCTCTTTCTGCAGATGGACATGTTAATCTTTCACCAAAAGGATTATCTGGTACTTTTCATATCAAAGATGAAAACACCGTTTGGTATGAAGATATGACTGGTAGTG GCGTCGAGACCATTGCACACTTGAGAGAGAATGGACGGATGACTATTATGTTCTGCGCATTTGAAGGACCTCCTCAGATCGTGAGGCTACATGGACGCG GCAAAGTTTACGAGTACGACTCGTCGGAATACAACAAACTTATTCCTCTGAACGAAAGGCAGCCGGGCTCACGGTCTGTCATCATGCTACACATACACAGAGTGGGGACG TCCTGTGGATTCTCTGTTCCGTTCTACACCTTCAAAGGCGATCGCATGCGCCTTCATCAATATTGCGCCAAGTCAGAACGAGCAGATCTGGCAGCGGCTGACGCATCTCAGCCAAGTTTGAATGGACTCGCGACATCATTCCCCGACGAGATTGCAGACAATGGCGTCAGGCGCTACTGGGCAGTTCTCAATAAAACCAGTATTGATGGTCTTCCTGGAATCCAGGATGCACATAAATCGAAGACGCTCTTCGACCGCGATATTGCTAACAAAGAGTGGAAACAAGAAAGCCTCTCGCGCGCAGCACACCAGCAACATTCGCAGCATCAGACTCTCGGGGTGACAACCTGGGTAGACCCAAAACTTTTTGTTGCACTT CGATACGTGAACAACATGGGAAAGACCTTCGACGAGATTCCTGCATTTGTTGTTCCATGGATACAGAAACAGCGCATGTTTTGGGTTGCTACGGCTCCTCTCTCCAAAACTGGTCACGTCAATGTCTCTCCCAAAGGCTTTGCAGGGACTTTTCACATCGTTGACCAGAAGACAGTTTGGTATGAAGATATGACTGGCAGTG GAATAGAGACTGTTTCACATTTGAGAGAAAATGGAAGAATGACCATTATGTTCTGTGCGTTTGAAGGACCACCTCAGATAGTCAGGCTGTTCGGACATG GAAAAGTCTTTGAGTTTGATACCCCGGAGTACAATGAACTTGTACCATTGGATAAACGGCAGCCGGGGTCCCGCTCAGTCATTGTATTGGATATCCACAGAGTGGGAACT TCCTGCGGGTATTCAATTCCCTTCTACTCCTTCAAAGCGGAACGTATGAGACTGCATCAGTTTTTCGCAAACAAGGAAATGGCAGATATTGAGGCTGAAGTCAATGCTACGAAGATTGGGGAAGACCAGGATGATAGCAAAGGCGAACAGCCGCGATACCCTGTCACTGAGAATGGAGTCAAAAACTATTGGCTTGTCAGAAACAAGGAGAGCATCGATGGCTTACCAGGAATTCAGACGGCTTATAAGTCCGGTACTACGTTTGATCGGCGAATTTCATCCAAGGAATGGAAACAACAAAACACGTTCATGGACGCGTTACGAGCTAAATTGATGCCCTATATCACGAATTGGATAGACCCAAAGCTTTTATCGGGCGTTGCGCTGGGTGTGGCTGTCAGCGTGCTTTGGAATAGTCTTACTAAAGGGTCGGGAAGAATAATGGTCTAG
- a CDS encoding VMS1-like protein (VMS1 homolog C1827.04) → MQTSQYHIFSLPPELLESLTPRNLVNKVASRSHTPEPTVITSKSGPRACAICNGIAFLDVEEQRAHFRSDWHRYNVKTRLNGGKTVSEATFAQLIEGLDDSLSGSASSDDEDENSDAVNALVGKTKRLNTRSPSPDSSIKSLPVTALTWFHSPPSTQLGIYRSIFPLETEPTQYLSELKNLQQRRPEGRTWALFMIAGGHFAGAVVRVSQNEDEDEEPSEGQRSRKKRPKRPKPDTEVLLHKTFHRYTTRRKQGGSQSTNDNAKGPANSAGALLRRYGEQALKDDIRGLLQEWKDELVECERIWIRASTSNRRIFYDYDDAPFSHRDERLRTFPFPTRRPTQSELTRCLMELTRFKISHYTEEELREQDEAYLASLTKPKPVPTVVQATPPEKPKQRQPKLSKEEEVLREKWNRMLEMAIKGRLEALKSFFAREGEALGGVDARIPEWTGEKRATLLQLAVQYGHEDMVQWLLEEARADPTIPLPSITAGHDSITAGHEQENVNVGNKSDDSDLLRSVPVGSQKTAYDLGRTKAIRDVFRRCAALHPDWWDWLGAAHVPSALSHDMEHERDEKKKAKRKGLKDRVKEREAKEREKQKDRPITPPVVETKPTVREIVDSNSTSRRLGGGSGAAQGITGLTPEMRAKVERERRARAAEARLKGLQTS, encoded by the exons ATGCAGACATCACAATATCACATCTTTTCTCTCCCACCTGAACTCTTAGAGTCGTTGACGCCGCGTAATCTTGTCAACAAAGTCGCTTCCCGATCCCATACACCAGAACCTACCGTAATTACATCAAAATCTGGCCCCAGAGCATGCGCTATCTGCAATGGCATAGCGTTTCTGGACGTTGAGGAACAACGTGCCCACTTTCGGTCGGATTGGCACCGATACAATGTCAAGACGCGGTTGAACGGCGGTAAAACCGTCTCTGAAGCAACATTTGCTCAACTAATTGAAG GACTGGACGATTCCTTATCTGGATCAGCGTCCtcagatgatgaagatgaaaattcAGACGCCGTGAATGCCTTAGTTGGGAAGACAAAGCGTTTAAACACCCGATCTCCTTCCCCTGATTCCTCAATAAAAAGCCTACCTGTCACTGCTCTTACATGGTTTCACTCTCCACCATCCACACAACTTGGAATATATCGCTCTATTTTCCCTCTAGAGACAGAACCAACCCAATACCTCTCGGAGCTGAAGAATCTTCAACAAAGGCGACCGGAAGGACGGACATGGGCTCTGTTTATGATCGCTGGTGGCCATTTTGCCGGAGCAGTGGTCAGAGTCAGTCAaaatgaggatgaagatgaagaaccGAGCGAAGGACAGAGGTCGCGGAAAAAGAGACCCAAGAGACCCAAACCGGACACTGAAGTCCTTCTGCACAAAACATTTCATCGATACACTA CTCGACGGAAACAGGGTGGATCTCAGTCAACCAACGATAATGCCAAAGGACCCGCCAATAGTGCTGGGGCTTTACTTCGACGTTATGGTGAGCAGGCCCTGAAAGAT GATATTCGAGGCTTGCTCCAGGAATGGAAAGACGAATTGGTTGAATGTGAGAGGATATGGATCCGTGCAAGCACATCTAATCGCAGAATATTCTACGACTACGATGATGCGCCTTTCAGTCATCGGGATGAGCGATTGAGAACGTTTCCGTTTCCAACGCGTCGACCG ACACAATCCGAACTGACACGATGTCTGATGGAACTTACTCGCTTCAAAATATCACATTATACCGAAGAAGAACTGCGTGAACAAGATGAAGCATATCTTGCTTCCCTGACAAAGCCTAAACCAGTACCGACAGTAGTTCAAGCAACGCCGCCGGAAAAACCCAAGCAAAGGCAACCGAAGCTCtcgaaagaggaggaggttttGCGCGAAAAATGGAATCGCATGCTAGAAATGGCCATCAAGGGGCGCCTCGAAGCTTTGAAATCGTTCTTTGCCAGGGAAGGTGAAGCACTTGGTGGGGTTGATGCAAGGATTCCAGAATGGACAGGAGAAAAACGAGCAACACTTCTGCAACTCGCTGTTCAGTATGGGCATGAAGACATGGTACAATGGTTACTGGAAGAAGCTCGTGCAGACCCAACAATCCCTCTCCCCTCTATAACGGCAGGACATGACTCTATAACGGCAGGACATGAACAGGAGAATGTCAACGTAGGCAACAAGTCTGACGACTCAGATTTACTCCGCTCCGTTCCAGTGGGCTCACAAAAAACGGCTTACGACCTTGGTCGTACTAAAGCCATTCGGGATGTCTTCAGACGTTGTGCCGCCTTGCATCCGGATTGGTGGGACTGGTTGGGTGCCGCTCATGTCCCAAGCGCGTTGAGTCATGACATGGAGCATGAGCGCgacgaaaagaaaaaggccaAACGAAAAGGATTGAAAGATCGGGTTAAGGAACGCGAGGCAAAGGAGCGGGAGAAACAGAAGGACAGACCAATTACACCACCAGTAGTAGAAACCAAACCCACAGTACGCGAAATCGTTGATTCGAATTCAACGTCGCGGCGGCTCGGAGGTGGATCGGGTGCCGCTCAGGGGATCACAGGACTTACTCCTGAAATGAGAGCGAAAGTAGAGCGGGAACGTCGAGCGAGAGCAGCTGAGGCACGGTTGAAAGGTTTGCAGACAAGCTAG
- a CDS encoding 60S ribosomal protein L30-1, translating to MAPTKKSKAAKSTESIAARLALVVKSGQYTLGYKSALKQMRNGKAKLVLIAGNCPPLRKSELEYYAMLSKTTVHHFAGTNVALGTAAGKLFRVGVMTVSDQGDSDLLNFAEGNAA from the exons ATGGCCCCCaccaagaaatcaaaagcCGCGAAGTCCACCGAGTCCATCGCCGCCAGGCTCGCGCTCGTCGTCAAGTCGGGTCAGTACACCCTGGGCTACAAGTCGGCACTGAAGCAGATGCGCAACGGCAAAG CTAAGCTCGTGCTGATCGCTGGCAACTGCCCTCCTCTCCGCAAGTCCGAGCTTGAGTACTATGCCATGCTTTCCAAAACCACTGTACACCACTTCGCTGGTACCAATGTAGCCCTTGGAACCGCTGCCGGAAAGCTCTTCCGTGTCGG TGTCATGACTGTCAGCGACCAGGGAGATTCCGATCTCCTCAACTTCGCTGAGGGTAATGCTGCTTAA
- a CDS encoding Lanosterol synthase: MWNALDVPDSPAEPFTDYNRWRLLVNDGGRHTWHYLRTDEEVERWPQNEVDRFWLGLKTSMPDLPPAKDALDAARNGYKFYKHLQSHDGHWAGEYGGPMFILPGLVFGTYVTGMSFKLEERLEMARYIMNRAHPEDGGWGMHVEGHSTVFGTALNYAALRILGVDKDHPVCVRARAKLHQLGGATSIPAWGKFWLSILNCYDWAGNNPVPPELWLLPDWVPFHPHKWWIHVRTVYVPMSYLYGVKYKMEENDLILSLREELYTQNYYTIDWPAQRNNVHEVDMYAPHTALFDMINVVLSSYESCILPPLRRAGCDAAYRLIVMEDENTGYQTLAPISKMFNLIARAHVEGPESTAYKMHAIRRADFMWVGADGMMMTGTNGSQVWDTGFIAQALVETGLANEEENKESLIKALGWIDQAQIQHNPKHYKEAYRHRTKGAWGFSTTEQGYSVSDCTGEGLKAALYMQFNLDFTPKLISKQRLCDAVDMMLTLQNPDGGFASYELIRGPAWLEWLNPAEVFGNIMIEYNYPECTTSVITALAIFRKHFPDYRKDDIQRTIDGAIMFLHKAQTPEGGWVGSWGICFTYACQFALESLSLVGETYETSEYSRKACEFLLSHQREDGGWGESYKSCESSTWVEHENTQSVQTCWAVLALMYAKYPHPEPIEKAVKLVMSRQKPDGSWPQEAIEGVFNKTCAIAYPNFKFSFAIWMLGKAHYYLQDLKAKKLANAKLNGVNGNGKANGHHY; the protein is encoded by the exons ATGTGGAACGCGTTAGATGTTCCTGACAGCCCCGCGGAACCATTCACAGACTACAATCGGTGGAGGCTGCTTGTGAACGATGGGGGTCGCCATACATGGCATTACCTCCGCACTGACGAGGAAGTTGAGCGGTGGCCGCAGAATGAAGTCGACAGATTCTGGCTAGGTCTCAAGACC AGTATGCCGGACTTACCCCCTGCAAAAGATGCTCTTGACGCTGCCCGGAACGGATACAAGTTCTACAAACATCTGCAATCTCATGATGGGCACTGGGCAGGCGAATACGGTGGCCCTATGTTTATTCTTCCTGGACTTGTCTTTGGAACGTACGTTACTGGAATGAGCTTCAAGTTGGAGGAACGACTGGAGATGGCTCGTTACATCATGAACCGCGCCCATCCAGAAGATGGCGGGTGGGGAAT GCACGTTGAAGGACATTCAACTGTGTTTGGCACGGCTTTAAACTACGCGGCGCTTCGTATTTTAGGGGTCGACAAAGACCACCCTGTTTGTGTTCGCGCTCGGGCAAAGTTGCACCAACTTG GTGGTGCGACGTCTATCCCTGCTTGGGGAAAGTTTTGGCTTTCGATTCTTAATTGTTATGATTGGGCCGGAAATAATCCTGTTCCACCAGAGTTGTG GCTACTTCCTGACTGGGTTCCTTTCCATCCCCACAAATGGTGGATCCACGTCCGTACTGTTTACGTGCCGATGAGCTATCTTTATGGTGTCAAATACAAAATGGAAGAGAACGATCTCATCCTTTCACTCCGAGAG GAACTATATACACAAAACTACTATACCATTGATTGGCCGGCTCAGCGGAACAATGTTCATGAAGTCGATATGTACGCCCCCCACACCGCTCTCTTTGACATGATCAACGTTGTTCTTTCCTCTTATGAGAGCTGCATCCTCCCACCCCTCCGTCGCGCAGGCTGTGATGCCGCCTACCGTCTCATTGTAATGGAAGACGAAAACACTGGTTACCAAACTCTTGCCCCTATATCCAAGATGTTCAACCTCATCGCCCGCGCACATGTTGAAGGCCCAGAAAGTACCGCATATAAAATGCATGCTATCAGGAGGGCAGACTTCATGTGGGTTGGCGCAGACGGAATGATGATGACTGGTACGAATGGAAGTCAGGTGTGGGATACAGGATTCATTGCACAGGCATTGGTGGAGACTGGGTTAGCGAATGAAGAAGAGAATAAGGAGAGCTTGATTAAGGCGCTTGGATGGATTGATCAAGCACAAATTCAGCATAACCCAAAACATTACAAGGAAGCATATCGACATAGGACGAAGGGCGCTTGGGGTTTCAG TACGACTGAACAGGGATACTCTGTCAGCGATTGTACGGGAGAGGGTCTGAAGGCAGCATTGTACATGCAGTTCAACCTTGA CTTTACACCCAAACTAATATCAAAACAACGCCTTTGCGATGCCGTTGATATGATGCTCACTCTCCAGAATCCAGATGGTGGCTTCGCCAGCTATGAGTTGATTAGAGGTCCTGCATGGTTGGAATGGTTGAATCCTGCAGAAGTCTTCG GTAATATTATGATCGAGTATAACTACCCTGAATGCACAACATCCGTAATCACAGCCCTCGCTATCTTCCGCAAACACTTCCCAGATTACCGAAAGGATGATATTCA GCGGACTATCGACGGTGCAATCATGTTTTTGCACAAGGCACAGACCCCCGAAGGCGGCTGGGTCGGCTCCTGGGGTATCTGCTTCACATACGCTTGCCAATTCGCACTAGAGAGTTTGTCGCTCGTTGGAGAAACATACGAAACTAGTGAATACTCGCGTAAGGCTTGCGAGTTCTTGCTGAGCCATCAAAGAGAAGACGGTGGGTGGGGCGAGAGCTACAAG TCATGTGAATCTAGTACTTGGGTGGAACACGAGAACACACAGAGTGTACAGACTTGTTGGGCCGTTCTAGCTCTCATGTACGCCAAGTACCCTCACCCTGAGCCCATTGAAAAGGCCGTCAAACTAGTTATGTCGCGTCAGAAACCC GATGGATCGTGGCCGCAGGAAGCCATCGAAGGTGTATTTAACAAGACATGCGCGATTGCCTATCCAAATTTCAAGTTCTCTTTCGCTATTTGGATGCTGGGCAAGGCCCACTATTATTTGCAGGATCTCAAAGCTAAGAAGCTAGCTAATGCGAAATTGAATGGGGTCAATGGCAACGGCAAGGCCAATGGCCACCATTACTAG
- a CDS encoding Phosphomannomutase 1 encodes MVSEAFSNRPLKKLCLFDVDGTLTPARQSASPEMIETLAAVRKKLAIGFVGGSDLVKITEQLQVGSENILDEFDYAFAENGLTAYKLGKQLPSQSFINFLGEERYKKLVNFLLHYIADLDIPIKRGTFLEFRRGMLNVSPIGRNASIQERNDFELLDLKNGYRATLVQTLKEKFPDYGLTYSIGGQISFDVFPNGWDKTFALGLVADEQFEEIHFFGDKTYKGGNDYEIYTDPRTIGHAVKSPADTIRILKELFLQD; translated from the exons ATGGTATCCGAAGCATTTTCTAACAGGCCTCTGAAGAAATTGTGCTTGTTCGATGTCGATGGTACATTGACTCCTGCACGTCAG TCTGCATCGCCAGAGATGATTGAAACATTAGCGGCTGTGCGCAAGAAGTTGGCGATTGGTTTTGTTGGCGGGTCTGATCTTGTGAAGATCACTGAACAGCTCCAAGTTGGGTCGGAAAATA TTCTCGACGAGTTTGATTATGCGTTTGCGGAGAACGGGTTGACGGCCTATAAGCTTGGAAAACAGCTTCCATCCCAGTCATTCATCAATTTCTTAGGCGAGGAACGCTACAAGAAACTGGTCaatttccttcttcattaTATCGCCGACCTTGATATTCCAATtaaaag AGGCACATTTCTGGAGTTCCGTCGAGGAATGTTGAACGTTAGTCCCATTGGTCGCAATGCATC TATACAAGAACGAAATGACTTCGAGTTATTGGACCTC AAAAATGGCTACAGGGCAACTCTTGTCCAAACTTTGAAAGAAAAGTTCCCCGATTATGGACTAACTTATTCCATTGGCGGCCAAATCTCCTTTGATGTCTTCCCAAATGGATGGGATAAGACCTTTGCTCTTGGTCTCGTAGCAGATGAACAATTTGAGGAGATTCATTTCTTTGGTGACAAGACTTACAAG GGAGGAAATGACTACGAGATCTATACAGATCCCCGAACAATTGGGCACGCAGTCAAAAGTCCTGCAGACACCATTCGAATTCTCAAGGAATTGTTCCTTCAAGATTGA